A window from Verrucomicrobiia bacterium encodes these proteins:
- a CDS encoding DUF5663 domain-containing protein, whose translation MFKLDDNLLKELGLGDLPAEEKNRMLAHIYETLEMRVGMKLAERMTNEQLDEFEGFIDKNDEAGALKWLESNFPNYKQVVADELAALKEEIRQAAPQIVAASVQAQQQLPPQQPPAAA comes from the coding sequence ATGTTTAAGCTAGACGATAACCTGCTGAAAGAACTTGGTCTGGGAGATTTGCCTGCAGAAGAAAAGAATCGAATGCTTGCGCATATCTATGAAACTCTGGAAATGCGAGTTGGTATGAAGCTAGCCGAGAGGATGACCAACGAACAGCTGGATGAGTTTGAGGGCTTCATAGATAAAAATGACGAAGCTGGCGCGCTGAAGTGGCTTGAATCGAACTTTCCAAACTATAAACAAGTAGTTGCAGATGAACTTGCCGCACTTAAGGAAGAGATCAGGCAAGCGGCGCCTCAGATTGTTGCAGCGAGTGTTCAGGCTCAGCAACAACTTCCACCCCAGCAGCCACCCGCCGCAGCTTAG
- the infB gene encoding translation initiation factor IF-2 — MATTIEIEDHITVGDLAEKLMLPVTKLITELMRNGVMATVNERIDFDTAQIIVGELSLDIELVKKAPKEASPREKRVASDKAASRPPVVAVMGHVDHGKTSLLDAIRGAQVVKGEAGGITQHISAYQIEHNKRSITFLDTPGHEAFAALREHGAQLTDLVILVVAADDGIKPQTLEAIRFARKAGVKMIVAINKIDKEGADTNRIKQQLAEQELLVEEWGGDTVIVEVSAKEKTGISDLLDMVLLVADVEELKADADVPAAGLVIEAHMEQGRGPVAIALVEAGRLRPGDFVVAGSSYARVRNLESADGKALKEAGPSTPVIITGFKTLPQFADEFVAVKDEKAARQASQLSASQRKDGNNGHINSTELIRIINRTNKVTELNIVVKADVQGSLTSVLDSLKALDTEEVAVRVVGSGVGNINDTDLHLAQTSGAIIYGFSISLPTSIKQLASRDRIQIRLYSVIYELIDDVKRELGELLAPEIVETDLGRLVVRGIFKSTKTDIICGGEVTKGKLVSPSLAKVLRDGEVLAEVEITNLKRGPQDTNEVFESEMCGVSLKTSARLDLQEGDHIEAFTRETIVRSL; from the coding sequence ATGGCGACTACAATCGAGATCGAAGATCATATCACCGTCGGCGACCTAGCTGAGAAGCTGATGCTGCCGGTTACAAAACTTATCACCGAGTTGATGAGGAATGGTGTTATGGCAACCGTTAATGAACGGATTGACTTTGATACTGCTCAAATTATCGTAGGCGAATTGAGCCTAGACATCGAATTGGTCAAGAAGGCCCCCAAAGAGGCTTCTCCCAGAGAAAAGCGGGTGGCAAGCGACAAGGCTGCATCCAGGCCACCAGTAGTTGCTGTAATGGGGCACGTGGACCATGGCAAAACAAGTTTGCTGGACGCCATAAGGGGCGCGCAAGTTGTAAAAGGCGAAGCTGGGGGTATTACTCAGCACATATCTGCCTACCAAATCGAGCACAATAAACGTTCAATAACTTTTCTAGACACTCCTGGCCACGAAGCCTTTGCTGCCCTGAGAGAGCACGGTGCGCAGCTCACTGACTTGGTTATTTTGGTGGTGGCCGCCGATGACGGCATAAAGCCCCAGACACTTGAAGCCATCCGCTTTGCGCGCAAGGCTGGAGTAAAGATGATCGTGGCCATTAACAAGATCGACAAAGAGGGTGCAGATACCAATCGCATCAAGCAGCAGCTTGCCGAGCAGGAGCTGCTTGTCGAAGAGTGGGGCGGCGATACGGTTATAGTAGAGGTTTCGGCCAAAGAGAAGACAGGTATCAGCGATCTACTCGACATGGTTTTGTTGGTCGCTGACGTTGAGGAGCTCAAGGCTGACGCTGATGTTCCAGCGGCCGGTTTGGTTATAGAGGCTCATATGGAGCAGGGGCGCGGTCCAGTTGCTATCGCACTGGTAGAGGCGGGCAGACTACGTCCTGGAGACTTTGTCGTAGCTGGTTCCAGTTATGCTCGGGTAAGGAATCTTGAGTCTGCGGATGGGAAGGCCCTTAAAGAGGCGGGCCCCTCTACTCCAGTCATCATTACGGGATTCAAAACTCTTCCCCAATTTGCCGATGAGTTTGTTGCTGTAAAAGATGAAAAAGCTGCTCGTCAGGCCTCCCAGCTCTCAGCTTCTCAGAGAAAAGATGGCAACAATGGCCACATCAACAGCACAGAACTTATTCGGATAATAAACAGAACCAACAAAGTTACAGAACTAAACATTGTTGTAAAAGCTGATGTGCAAGGTTCGCTTACCTCTGTGCTTGATAGCCTAAAGGCACTCGACACCGAAGAGGTTGCCGTGCGAGTTGTGGGTTCCGGAGTAGGTAATATTAACGACACTGATCTCCATTTGGCACAAACAAGTGGAGCTATCATCTACGGCTTCAGCATCTCGCTGCCAACTAGCATAAAGCAACTTGCTAGTCGTGACCGGATACAGATTAGATTGTACAGTGTCATTTATGAATTGATCGACGATGTTAAGCGAGAGCTTGGTGAGCTTCTTGCCCCTGAGATTGTTGAAACTGATCTTGGACGGTTGGTGGTGCGTGGGATATTTAAATCCACTAAGACAGATATTATCTGCGGTGGCGAGGTTACCAAGGGTAAGCTTGTCTCTCCCTCCTTGGCCAAGGTCCTGAGGGACGGTGAAGTGTTAGCTGAGGTTGAGATAACCAATCTTAAGCGCGGTCCACAGGACACTAATGAAGTCTTTGAGAGTGAGATGTGCGGAGTAAGCCTTAAAACTTCTGCACGCTTGGATCTTCAAGAAGGTGATCATATCGAAGCCTTCACCAGAGAGACAATTGTTCGTTCGTTGTAG
- a CDS encoding S1 RNA-binding domain-containing protein, with protein MSKSSITMDELLASEDIKQLKAGDVIEGVVTSVHKHEVWVDLGANGVGVVMRREIGHGQQLEQGQTVVTSVVDPELDEGFALLSMRRAAKDRGWDELQRVFDGQEIIEITPYDANRGGLLIELEGIRGFLPVSQLAAGHYPRVSGADKDEILQKLNQLVNQVLRVRILDLSRKDNKLIFSEKEAVKDDMQARFEKLKVGDVVEGVVTGVIDFGAFVNVDGIEGLIHISEISWERVEDPRDYIKTGQTVEAKIIAIDKDRLSLSLKQMSEDPWLHEVKVFKKGEIVEGKVTRITPFGAFVQLSPAVEALVHVSEMSDDEGVDPEKIFQLNEKKKFKVLDIDTEGRKIALSLKEAK; from the coding sequence ATGTCAAAATCTAGCATTACTATGGACGAGTTGCTAGCGTCCGAAGATATCAAGCAGCTAAAAGCAGGTGATGTTATCGAAGGTGTCGTAACCTCGGTACACAAACACGAAGTGTGGGTAGACCTGGGGGCCAATGGCGTCGGCGTTGTTATGCGTCGCGAGATTGGTCATGGACAACAACTCGAACAGGGTCAGACCGTTGTTACGAGTGTTGTAGACCCAGAGCTTGACGAGGGCTTTGCTCTCTTGAGTATGCGTCGGGCAGCCAAAGATCGAGGATGGGACGAGTTACAGCGCGTCTTCGATGGACAAGAAATCATCGAGATTACCCCCTACGATGCTAACAGAGGTGGTTTACTTATCGAACTGGAAGGCATTCGCGGCTTTTTGCCCGTATCCCAGCTTGCAGCAGGGCACTATCCTCGAGTATCTGGTGCTGATAAGGATGAGATTCTGCAAAAACTGAACCAGCTGGTGAATCAGGTGCTTCGGGTGCGTATCTTAGACCTAAGCCGTAAAGACAATAAACTGATCTTCTCTGAGAAAGAGGCGGTCAAAGACGATATGCAAGCTCGCTTTGAAAAGTTGAAGGTTGGTGACGTCGTTGAGGGAGTTGTGACTGGAGTCATCGACTTCGGTGCATTTGTAAACGTTGATGGCATAGAAGGCCTCATCCATATTTCCGAGATATCTTGGGAACGGGTTGAGGATCCTCGTGACTACATCAAGACTGGTCAGACGGTTGAAGCAAAGATCATTGCTATCGACAAAGATCGCCTGTCACTGAGCCTCAAGCAGATGAGTGAAGACCCCTGGTTGCATGAAGTTAAAGTGTTCAAAAAGGGCGAAATTGTAGAAGGCAAAGTTACTCGGATTACTCCCTTCGGTGCATTCGTACAACTGAGCCCGGCAGTGGAGGCCTTGGTGCATGTTTCTGAGATGAGTGACGATGAAGGTGTAGATCCTGAAAAGATCTTTCAGCTTAACGAAAAGAAGAAGTTCAAGGTGCTCGATATCGACACCGAAGGTCGCAAGATTGCTTTGAGCCTCAAAGAAGCTAAATAG
- a CDS encoding ROK family protein, protein MYGAVDIGGTKTLIAVFTEDGSIVEQVKFPTPKDYALFSSELTANVEKLSTKDFQRAAVAIPGTPDRQNGIGIVFGNLDWTNIPIEQDAEKAFHCPVQIENDAKLAALSEAILLRDKFRKVLYVTVSTGIGGGLVIDGSIDPNFEDIEPGKMILEHNGRFEQWEDFASGRAIVEKFGKRADEITDPKAWYMIARNVAVGLNTLIASLDPEVIVIGGGVGSNLEKFQDRLIEELRIYENPMTPVPPIVKAARAEEAVIYGCYELVKAQHATVAS, encoded by the coding sequence ATGTACGGAGCTGTCGACATAGGGGGTACCAAAACGCTTATAGCCGTCTTCACTGAAGACGGATCTATCGTTGAGCAAGTCAAATTTCCCACCCCTAAAGATTACGCCTTATTCTCAAGCGAGTTGACAGCAAATGTTGAAAAATTATCAACAAAAGATTTCCAAAGAGCTGCAGTAGCGATACCAGGGACACCCGACCGACAAAACGGCATCGGGATAGTTTTTGGTAACCTCGACTGGACAAACATACCAATAGAGCAAGACGCTGAAAAAGCCTTCCATTGTCCAGTACAGATCGAGAACGATGCTAAGCTAGCCGCCCTATCTGAGGCAATACTGCTCAGAGACAAATTCCGGAAAGTTCTGTATGTAACGGTCAGCACCGGTATAGGTGGAGGGCTCGTTATAGACGGCTCTATCGACCCAAATTTTGAAGATATAGAACCTGGAAAGATGATCCTGGAGCATAACGGCCGGTTTGAGCAATGGGAAGATTTTGCCTCCGGGAGAGCAATAGTAGAAAAGTTCGGTAAACGTGCAGACGAGATTACCGACCCCAAGGCATGGTATATGATTGCACGAAACGTTGCCGTTGGACTTAACACACTGATTGCCAGCCTTGACCCAGAAGTTATCGTCATAGGTGGAGGAGTTGGTAGCAACCTAGAGAAATTTCAGGATCGACTCATAGAAGAACTCAGGATTTACGAGAACCCAATGACCCCCGTTCCGCCGATAGTAAAAGCAGCTCGAGCCGAGGAGGCCGTCATATACGGCTGCTACGAGCTTGTGAAAGCCCAACATGCAACAGTTGCTAGCTGA